The Rhodamnia argentea isolate NSW1041297 chromosome 7, ASM2092103v1, whole genome shotgun sequence genome contains the following window.
CACAGATATTAAACCAAGAGCCAGAGCAGGACTGCGTGGGTATTCACACTGTGTAGTACTTATCAACTGCACTTCAGAAGCCTACAAGTCTCAAAAGGTAATCCCCGATTATACACATGACAAAAAGAATAACATCTTCAACTACGTATTAGGAAAGTGTCACATTTAGCCATGAGGTGAGAGAACAATATCAACTAGTGAAACCACGCACAAGATTTATATGATTCAGCGTTGGCAAATATCCAGAGTAGACCAAAACAATCCACCGAGATAAAGCAAAAAACTAGGACTTTACCTGAGAGCACTGGGACCTAATCTCAGACATTATGATAAATTCCAACAAGTGATTACAACAAGTGGAATCACCTATTCACAGGACCACCAACAGGATTCCTTATATGACAATTTAATCCTACTGAATACAGTAAAACGTAAAAGGAATTGGCATATTTCTAAGGAAACTGGTCATAAAATGCTCAAGCTCTCTAAAGGATTGAATCTGTCAAGTTACATAGCGAAAGGACACATCCAATGAAATAGAAACCATCTAGGAAGTGGGAGCGATTTCCAATATTTTGAGTGACATTCTGTATATGAATCCTCGGACTTACTTGCTCTCTTTTACCTTGATTCTCCATCCACTATCACGAAACAATACATTTGCATGCATGTACTCTCTTCAACCTAAAATACAGATGGGCTGCTAGGGTGCCAATTGAACACCAGACTATTTACTGCTGAAAAGCAATCCATCTTGCCACAATATAGCAATGAAGCAGAATGCAATTATAGACCTTCAAGGGCACTCAGATGGGCTCCCAGGAAGTGACACAAGTAAACTTTCCCTGAGTAGCCCCTTACCAATCCCAGTCAAACCATGAAAACATTCCCAAGTGTATCTATCTCCTAACTAACTGAGATGGCTTTAACCATTTTGTTCGCTAACATAACCATCAGAGGGTCGATCAGAACTAAAGTGGGAAGGCTTAACCATTTTGTGTCTGTGGTGGATTAGATCCCACCGAAGTCCCGATCCCTGACGCAGCCCAGACATAATTTGTACATTTAGCAGTTCACTTCCCAGTGTATAACTAAGCAATCCACGTCAAGCCATATGTAGAAACTGGACCCAGCAAAATGTTTAAGGTAATCAGCCGCACCTCGGAGAAATGCAAATGGAATTCAAAAGCAAGTCACTCCTGGCTATAGAGTTTGCACCGGCAAGAAATTGATACAAAATATAAGACTTCTACTAAGCACCTCGGCAAGAACGAGATAGCATGTTTCCACTGAGCAATCTTTCagtaaaaagaaattctaataGGGCATACAATGTCGAACACAAACTCCAATCACTCAAAAGATAGCGCAAAGACACAAATCAACAATCCATACCCAGTTCCCGGGGGCCAACACAAGAGCGACAAAAAATCAGAGAGCGAGAGAAAGAATTGCGCCGGGAATAGAGGGACTCCAACTGAAAGCTGGAAACTCAAATATCTAACACAAGCTCACGGCTCGGAGAACAGATGTTTCCTAAACAACCCGAAGGCAAAAGCATATGAGAGGAAACGTTTCTTGGCAATGTCAACCAGGGGATTCAAGAGGAATGAACAAAAGGAAATGCAAACCCCGCAATCCATCACATATTTCTCATTCAAAACGCGGGCTTTTACCTTTATCCTGGTGGCCTCAGCAGCGAAAGCTGTAGCAGCTGAAAGCAGCCCAAAGAACCCCACAACACCACATATCACCAGACCCTTcctatccatctctctctctctctctcactctctctctctctctctctcttctttagaAAAACCTCAGCTCCCACAGATCACCGAGAGTCAAAGCTAATACAGCTACTCTGTTCTTCACCTGTTTAGAGAGGAGAACAAGGGAAGACACAcccagaggagagagagagagagagaggcgaaagCTCCTAAGCAAGTTACTCCCTTTCTTTAACAAGTTTAAAGCTGCTGATTTGTATAGCTCACGAGTTAAAAACCAGATGGATTggtcttcccttttcttttctttttttatggtgaCCGGAGGCGTTCAAAGATAAAGATCCCAGTTGCACAAGGTGCGTAATTTTAAGGTAGCGTCGATGGCGCAAGGATATGAAGGTGACAGTTTCTTCTCTATCTATCTTCGAACCCCACATAGCTCAAAATGGTGCCTCCCAACTAGCTTTTtgattttccgaccaaaaaataaacctTGCCTTTTGTTTTATTCAGACACAGAAATGTCGATGGTCCCTTTGCTTCAATGGTGGGGCCGAGCAACACAAGATCACTTTTTACATTAATACTATTGGAGGTAACGTTGACCCAGTTGACCTAGTCCGTTGTCTATCTCCTGAACTTTGTTGGAACAAAATTTCTCGGATTCTGTCGTGAAAGGCACACCATTTGACCCTACTCCATCACGCATGTTCTAGCTGAGTCTATGACGTCATCTGGGGCTCCCTTGGCCGTTCAGTTTCCGCAACATTTTGCTGTGATACAACCTTAATTTCTCGTTACTTAAAGCGAGACTTTGATTCACCTTTACGCGTGGTTTTAATTGTCATAAGATTCCTGgctttcaattttgtttaatatCTTCACCTTTCTCCTCACTCTGTCACTACACATGCTCCAAAATTATGAATATCCACTATTAAATCAGAAGGAAACGACTAGACTTATTACGTAATAGAAACACCGGAACCTCGATGAAAGACTACCCTCGAGACTGTGACATATTGTACTTGAATGTATTTCGCTGGCCATTGATGCCAGTGCTATCTATCAATAAGGAGATCGACTCACTTCGAAGACTTATTGATTCGTAATGTCGATGTAATAAAAGGTTTTGagaattagggaaaaaaaaaaaagaaagcatttgGTTTGCCTTCAGGCAGCTGGATTTGACCGGAACTTCTGGGTACACAGGAAGCTACTCTTCTTGATCAGCCTGGACATGAAACTGCTTCATCAGAAAACTGCTTTCGAATGGACATTGGTTTACAGTTGCCCTTGTATGTCCCCCCTCAGATAAGCTCTTGAAGGGGGAacaaaatctctaaaaatatttaacacAAATTGAATGTGCTTTCGATTTGGTAACCAATGCTAATGGCCATTTACTGAAGACCATAAAGAAGCAAAGCTCCAACTGCACCAACACCACCCACCAGACCTATGATAACCCCAATTGGAGGCAACCCGCCACCAATTGCTTTCCCAGTGTTCACGTCGTACCTGGCAAACCTTTTCTTCGGTGCTTGACACTGAGGGCATCCGTATGAGTCCGGCTGCAGATCAAACAAAAGCATAATTACATTACACTCGATCAACCTTAACCCGTAAAATGGTTTTGCAAAATCCACATGAATACTAATGATTATATCAACTTATTTCAGGGTGAAGTAGCCTCTGCACAGCTAAGATAGAGAACATAATTCGTGACAGAACAATCATCTTGCCTGCTCATCAAACGGCTTCTGCAAGGCGTATATGTATCCACAATCTAGGCAGATGTGAGTGGCTCTAGCCTGCACACCAAGTTTTGCAGAGAACGTAAAACCACATGTCCTTTCTTGAACTTGATAAAAATTGAACCATACTGAAATTATCAGCATGTAAAGAAAGGTAAACCTTTTGAGCCTCAGTCAACTTCCTCCCAAATCGGGGAGGAGCAGGGCGCTTTGGTAACCGCTTAACATCTACTTCTGCACCTCTGCAATAAAAACATGCAGCGGTCAGTTCAGACGCAAGAATGTTCTCTGCTGCATGAAGCGATTGCTCTTCAGGTGGAAAAGTTGGAGATATCTTGTTTTCTTAACTTATACTTTATCGTTTCCTTTTTTGTCAATGTCATCTAAGAGCATGAAAGAGCTAGAGCACACAACTGGTAGGTGCAATTGTCTTAGCACAACATGGTGGAGTAACTATTTGATGTGAGCTTCATCTGCATATCTTACAAGACTATTGAGCATTTCCAGTTGCAGACATTTAAACGAGGAAGCACGCTGTACTCCTAGAAGTGGAAGATTTCAGTTTCATTCCTCCAAATTTTATTACTTTCGAGTTATTTAGGCTGTGCGCAGCAAAGCTCACTTTGCCAGAAGAAGTAGATCCTCTGGCAACCATGCCACAGCAACCTCATAATTACTTAGAACACACCTTGGCATCAGCAACCCCTAAGTCAAGCGGGACTTGGAGGTTGAAGTTTAGAACAAAAATATGCTCCCAACTCTACTGATTCTCATGAAAAATTGCCTCGTAGAGAGCCATCACCGGAAATTTGTGGTTCCCCATACATGTTTGCAAATGCAAAGAAGTGTAGCACCATTTTGATGAGGAGCTCCCTAATGAATATTGAAATGATATCTTATAGGACATAACTCACATGCCAGTCAAATTTCTAAACTTTGAATCCTCCAGTAGGCCATGCAAGTAGGTAGCAGTAAGTACTATGTTCGGCTATCTTGGTTCGATTAGTCAAAGGGCGATCTCTTGGGCAAAGAAAAGAAGCCTGAAGGCCAGTAGCCACAACCTTACCAGCGTATGAGTTTATCTACCTATAATTGATTTTCAAGTTCTACCTTATTAGAACTGCATTAAGAAGTAAGCCAAAGAGCTCTAGCGGTCAAGCACTTTGTCCTTGCAATGACATCATGCGAAATGAACATCTCAATCCGGAACAGGAGTATGAGATCAACTTTACCACTATCCCTTCCGACCAtcaaaaaatcacatcaacGATTTGTTTCTTAACGTCAGTACTAAAGATTCAAACTTCTATATGATTACTGATCAGCAACATAGATTACATAGGAAAATAGAACAAAAACTTATAGTCAGACGGCATCGAGCTAAAACATGTCGAGGGAGGAAAATCTACAGTCaagttatttattcatttatttgcaTATGTTCTTATGCACTAAACCTCTATTCGCCCTTCTTTTCAAGATTATGACAAACGCAATAACAAGCcgagaagaaaggaaggagtCACCTGCTAACAACAAAGTAAATGGAATCAGGCTTTGCTTGGATGGCGGTTTTCGTGAATCCAAGCTTATCAGCAGGCCAAAGCTCATCACCaaagaagctgctggtgtaCAGCACCTGGTCTCCAGCTTTAAGCCCTGCTTTTGCCGCATTCCCTCCCCGATCCACTGCCTATTTGGAATCCAGTTCTTCCCTAAGTCAACGTAGATATAAAGGAGGACCCACAACAAGATGTATATATCCAGCAAGCATCAGAAGCAAAAATAATCAGGAAAATCTAGGAATCATAGCTTGAGGCCGAGAGCTAGACCAAGCCAACCAGGCATACATATACGTATGTCGACAATCCCACTTCGCTGATATAAATTCGAGGCTGAAATGAGCACGGAACTTGCTTGAATAAGACAATTAGAAGTCTCGGACTTACAGTGATGACAACACCACCACCAGACTTTTGACCGAGAGTGAGGCCGAGAGGCTTGTCCACCTCAGCCTCGATGGTCTTGGAAGCTCCCGCGGTTCTCGCGCTGATCTCAAGCCCTTTCCTGCTCACTACATTGGCAGTGGAGCTGCGATTATTATTCGCGACAGCGAAGAGAGCCGATGAACCACCCTTCTTGGCTTCATGCAGACTGAGGCCTTGAAAAGCAGTCTTCTGCGCCAAACGAAAGAAAACCAAGAAGGAATTTCAAGCGACGAGCAAATGGGAAGGTGGTGGATGAAGGAGGCACAAACGCAACTAAACCTGGTAACGATTGGGAGAGGAGTGGGGAGTGATGTTGCGAGCGATGGCGGCGGCGccgcaagaagaagaagcacctGCTGCGACCACACCCGACGACATTTTCCTCCCGCGTCTGCTGTGACTGCGACTGCaaaaggagggagagggagagagcttgTGTGTGTCAAAGGAAAAcactggaggaggaggaggaagaaggaggaaggagaagagggCGGGGGTCAGTGACGGTGCGTCGAGGGATAAGTCATTAGTGGCAGTGGAGGAGAATGGGAGTGAGTTGGGTTGATGAGCCACACGCCTCTGAGTCCGCACTCGTGGACGCTCGCTGGCCGCAAATTTCGTCCAGCTCCTCCGCCCTTTctggtgtggtgtggtgtggtggGGAGGATCCAACTGGAATTTCACGACCATCCATCCATTGGGAAAGGAAGGGAATAGCGGACAGAAATTGAGTCAAGCTGACGTGTACCTCAGACTCTTTTGTCTGATTTCGACTCGAACCCAAAGGATctaatcgaaatttttttttaaaattattttcctaggaAAAACATAGCCGTAAATCTTTATAACAACACTAGAAATGCTAATAACAGAGCGGGGGGTAGAGGACAGCTGTTGTAGAATTAGAAAGAGAGACAAGGAAGAGCCGTGCCGCTTCCACGTGAGCAGTGGCGTACCGTGGTGGCAAACGTCCGTACGAGGACAGGTGTGATGTTGTGTGCACCGAGCGAAGCGAAGTGAAGTGAAATGGTGGCGGTGGGAGACTGGTCTTGTCTCGAcctcctctctctatctctctctctttctctctctcacaccaCCATATCCACTTCCACTTCCCGTTCGTCGACTAGGGTTTTGAATGGCCGCCATTTCCAGGAGCATCGGCAAGCGACTCTCCCCTCAGACTCAGATATTCACTCCCTCTGCTTCTTCTGTCGCTCATTCCAGGTATTCTTCGTGTTGTTTATGTTTCCTCAATGGTGAGTTTTGGCCCCCTTTTCACATTATCATCCACACTTCGACATGTCTCTCAATACTTTCTGCTTTATGAGTTTTGCTCGATCAATCACTGGCTAGTGTACTGATTCCGCTGACACGTGCAGGAGAAATGCGCACTCCTCCTCCTCAGCGCCTGAGAAGAATCCTGAAGAAGTGGCTACGGCGAATGAGAAGAATCCCGATGACCCAGTCCCGCAAAATGTGGTTCCCCATGAAGTGATTCAGATCCAGATTCAATCTGAAGAATACTGGGTTCCCCACCCGAAAACCGGGGTTTTCGTTCCTCCTTCTGATTGCAACCCGagcgagcccgagcccgagcccgagcccgaggaGTCGGTGCTGGAGCAGGAGGCCTGGTATCGCCCGACTGATATGGAGGACCTGGAGAAGCCCATCAGCCTCCAAGTCGAAGAATCTGGAACGAGGGAGGGAGACGGCAACTCGACAAGTCGCAGAGTAGTGCAAGGCGATTGTACATAGTGGGGACAGTTAAGGTTAGGTTTGTTGCTAGTTTGCTTCCTCGTTTTACAGTTGGGTTTTAGTCACTCTGTAACATAAAGAAACCAGCGAGTGATTGTCTTGATGGTAAAATTCAGCAACCCCCAATAACCCCTGTTGCTGATTTGGAACTCAACTTATGTCACCGGCT
Protein-coding sequences here:
- the LOC115740541 gene encoding uncharacterized protein LOC115740541, with protein sequence MSSGVVAAGASSSCGAAAIARNITPHSSPNRYQKTAFQGLSLHEAKKGGSSALFAVANNNRSSTANVVSRKGLEISARTAGASKTIEAEVDKPLGLTLGQKSGGGVVITAVDRGGNAAKAGLKAGDQVLYTSSFFGDELWPADKLGFTKTAIQAKPDSIYFVVSRGAEVDVKRLPKRPAPPRFGRKLTEAQKARATHICLDCGYIYALQKPFDEQPDSYGCPQCQAPKKRFARYDVNTGKAIGGGLPPIGVIIGLVGGVGAVGALLLYGLQ
- the LOC115740561 gene encoding uncharacterized protein LOC115740561; the encoded protein is MAAISRSIGKRLSPQTQIFTPSASSVAHSRRNAHSSSSAPEKNPEEVATANEKNPDDPVPQNVVPHEVIQIQIQSEEYWVPHPKTGVFVPPSDCNPSEPEPEPEPEESVLEQEAWYRPTDMEDLEKPISLQVEESGTREGDGNSTSRRVVQGDCT